A segment of the Serratia fonticola genome:
ACCGCTTGTCTGCGCAATCGCTATCCGGCAACAAGGTCAGGGCTGCTGACTGGCAGTGGCGCATCTACCGTGACTATCTGGGGCTGTCATACCAAAAATCCTGTTATCTGTTCTTCGCTTACTTATTCAACGCGGTAATGAAAAGACAATGATCTTCGTTAATCGGGATAGGATGCTGGCAGCCAGCTTACTGATAGTGGCGACCTCATCTGCGGCAGTCTGTTCGCCAAACCTGTTGGTTAACCCTGGTTTTGAACAGGGCAGTGCAGGTTGGGGATTGGCGAACGCTCAGGTAGTGAAAGAGGCCCATAGCGGATCGGCCAGCCTGCGTTATCAGAATGACGATCCGCAGCATTATCGTACCTTCAACCAGGTGTTGAAGGTGAAGCCCGGGCAGACAATAACGTTTGGCAGTTGGATCAAAGGCCGCGATCTGCAGGGGGTAACCCACGATCAGGGTGCCAGCGTTTATGTGCAAAGTTTTGATCGGCAAGGGCGCTTTCTGGAGGGGAGCTATCCCCAAGGTGTTGTCGGCAGCAGTGACTGGCAGCAGATTAGCGCGGTTTACACCGTGCCCCAGCGCGCAGCGCGCGTCACGATGGGGGTCTATTTGCGTCGAGGCACGACTGGCATAGCCTGGTTTGACGATCTCTATGCCTGCGTGCGGCCTGAACAGCCAGGGTTGTATCAGTGGCATGATGCGCGGGCCGGTGGGGTAGCCACATTGATTACCGTGGCCCAGCCGCAACGGGTGCAACTGGACAGCGCGTTGCTCACCCGCCAGGGGGTAGTGGTGAGGTCGACACGGCAGTATTACCAGATTGGGCAGCAACGGCAGGTGATTTTTCCGCTGCCTGCCAGCCTGCCAAAAGGGCAATATCGTCTGCGCCAGCAGGTGGTCGAACTGTCGACCCGGCGCGAAAAAAACAGTGAAATCTGGGTGAGCGTTGGGCAGGCAACAGCCAACGTTGCCGTGGATGAACAGGGGTTTACCTTACGTGATGGACAGCGTTTTTTCCCCTTGGGTCTTTACGCCAATATGACCAGCGATGAGCATTTATCACGTATCGCAGCCGCAGGGTTCAATTCGCTGTTGAACTATAACTACGGTAGCGCCAAGGATCCTTACTACCTCTTTCAGCAGGCACGCAAACACGGTCTGCAGGTGATCTTTTCGCTGAAAGATCTGTATGCGGGGACGCGTTTTGCGCCACCTTCGCGGCGCTCTTATGCGGCCTTGACACAATGGTTCGTCGAACGGTTAAAAGATCAGCCTAACCTGTTGGCCTGGTATATCAATGATGAACTGGGACCCGCGTTTTTACCGCGCATTGAGGCGCGTCACTTGCAGATAAAACAGCTTGATAGTCACCATCCTACCTTTCAGGTGCTGAATAAAACGGGGGACTTCAATACTTATTTCAACAGTTCCGATATTTTGGCGACAGACCCTTATCCGGTGGGAGTAGACAACGATCTGGCCCGTACCTCCGATGACACCAGATTGCTGGTCCAGTCTGCGCGCGGCGTAAAAGGCAGTTGGGTGGTGATCCAGATTATGGATCATGCGGCTTACGATAGCCGACGTACGCCGCACCAGCCTTCGGAACAGGAAATACGTAATCAGGCCTGGCAGGCTTTGATCGGTGGGGCACAAGGGTTGCTGTTTTACTCCTATACCGATCTGTTTTACAAGCGCAGGCTGGGGCAGTTCTCGCAACAGGAGTTTGATGGCATCTGGGCGGGCGTCGCGCGGGTAGCACAACAGGTGGCCAGATTGTCACCATACTTGCTCTCAGGGCAAAGTATCGCGTTGTCGACCCACAATGATGCCGTCACAGCCCGCATTTTTATTGAACGGCAGCACGCAATACTGCTGGTAGCCAACCCTTTCTATCACCCGCAGCAGGTGTCTCTGACGTTGCCCACCCGTTGGCAATTAGAAGGGCAGCGACAGATACAGCTTACGTTGCCCCCTT
Coding sequences within it:
- a CDS encoding carbohydrate binding domain-containing protein, which translates into the protein MIFVNRDRMLAASLLIVATSSAAVCSPNLLVNPGFEQGSAGWGLANAQVVKEAHSGSASLRYQNDDPQHYRTFNQVLKVKPGQTITFGSWIKGRDLQGVTHDQGASVYVQSFDRQGRFLEGSYPQGVVGSSDWQQISAVYTVPQRAARVTMGVYLRRGTTGIAWFDDLYACVRPEQPGLYQWHDARAGGVATLITVAQPQRVQLDSALLTRQGVVVRSTRQYYQIGQQRQVIFPLPASLPKGQYRLRQQVVELSTRREKNSEIWVSVGQATANVAVDEQGFTLRDGQRFFPLGLYANMTSDEHLSRIAAAGFNSLLNYNYGSAKDPYYLFQQARKHGLQVIFSLKDLYAGTRFAPPSRRSYAALTQWFVERLKDQPNLLAWYINDELGPAFLPRIEARHLQIKQLDSHHPTFQVLNKTGDFNTYFNSSDILATDPYPVGVDNDLARTSDDTRLLVQSARGVKGSWVVIQIMDHAAYDSRRTPHQPSEQEIRNQAWQALIGGAQGLLFYSYTDLFYKRRLGQFSQQEFDGIWAGVARVAQQVARLSPYLLSGQSIALSTHNDAVTARIFIERQHAILLVANPFYHPQQVSLTLPTRWQLEGQRQIQLTLPPLGTETLSLMLAPED